In Osmia bicornis bicornis chromosome 1, iOsmBic2.1, whole genome shotgun sequence, the following proteins share a genomic window:
- the LOC114876395 gene encoding probable phospholipid-transporting ATPase IA isoform X5, protein MDVACTKVIQWFNELRARFHLYLYAQNLGPIRAENGGSQGDARRSSHQHDSSEERVVFINAPHQPAKYRNNHITTAKYSLLSFIPMFLFEQFRRYSNCFFLFIALMQQIPDVSPTGRYTTLVPLIFILSVSALKEIVEDIKRHRADDEINMREVEVLRDGHWQWIQWRHVAVGDVVKVRNNNFFPADLILLSSSEPQGMSFIETANLDGETNLKIRQAHPDTASLLDTAELMTFRANIQCEPPNRHLYEFHGVLRETNKQSVALGPDQVLLRGAMLRNTRWVFGVVIYTGHDTKLMQNNTTTAPLKRSTLDRLTNTQILMLFFILLLLCLLSAIFNVVWMKANNNGLWYLGLQEEMTKNFAFNLLTFMILFNNLIPISLQVTLEVVRFVQATFINMDIEMYHAETDTPAMARTSNLNEELGMVNYVFTDKTGTLTKNVMEFKRCSIGGKMYELPEPVNDTEGGSSINSELIRDIVDGRAVENSSRPVDKKAAHHAKIVDEFMIMLSVCHTVIPEKIDDTIIYHAASPDERALVDGARKFDYVFDTRTPAYVEIIALGKRLRYEILNVIEFTSTRKRMSVIVKTPEGKVKLFCKGADSVIYERLSPSSVEDTDPEQGISNFRDVTLEHLEAFATDGLRTLCFAVADIPDTVYQWWQETYHNATVSLANRDTLIENAANLIETKLRLLGATAIEDQLQDQVPETIQSLLQADINVWVLTGDKQETAINIGYSCRLITHGMPLYIINESSLDKTREVIIQRCLDFGIDLKCQNDVALIIDGNTLDFALSCDIRMDFLDLCSSCKVVICCRVSPMQKAEVVDLITSNKKAVTLAIGDGANDVAMIQKAHIGVGISGVEGLQAACASDYSIAQFRFLKRLLFVHGSWNYSRMCKLILYSFYKNICLYIIELWFAISSGWSGQILFERWSIGLYNVVFTAAPPLAMGLFDKVCSAETHLAHPALYATKNTGESSFNIKVFWIWIANALVHSSLLYWLSLMVLKEDVIWSHGRDSGYIILGNFVYTYVVVTVCGKAGLVTNSWTWVTYVATWGSIVLWFLFICIYSNFWPVLNVGAVMLGNDRMLFSTPVFWLGLVLIPSAVLLLDVTVKAVKNTVWKSVTAAARENEIRKSDPGDIFNSHDYRSSLTETARLLKNVKSVFTRRSNAASRVNVEVELSRSAC, encoded by the exons ATGGATGTAGCGTGTACGAAGGTGATACAATGGTTCAACGAACTCAGAGCTCGTTTTCATCTTTATTTGTACGCTCAAAATT TGGGCCCCATAAGAGCGGAAAATGGTGGATCTCAAGGTGACGCTCGGCGGTCTTCGCATCAACACGACAGTAGCGAAGAGAGGGTGGTTTTTATCAATGCTCCTCATCAGCCCGCGAAATATAGAAACAATCACATTACTACCGCAAAGTATTCGCTTCTTTCGTTTATACCTATGTTCCTTTTTGAACAATTTCGTCGATACAGTAATTGCTTCTTCCTATTCATCGCCCTTATGCAG CAAATACCGGATGTATCGCCAACAGGTCGATACACAACTTTAGttccattaatttttattcttagtGTGTCTGCATTGAAAGAAATAGTTGAAGATATT AAAAGGCACAGGGCAGATGATGAAATAAATATGCGCGAAGTGGAGGTCTTGAGAGATGGGCATTGGCAGTGGATTCAGTGGCGGCATGTTGCTGTTGGCGATGTAGTTAAG GTCCGTAACAACAATTTCTTCCCTGCTGACTTGATCTTATTGTCATCATCGGAGCCGCAGGGTATGTCTTTCATAGAGACTGCCAATTTGGATGGTGAAACGAATTTGAAAATACGACAAGCCCATCCTGACACTGCCAGTCTCTTGGATACTGCAGAATTAATGACCTTTCGTGCAAATATTCAATGCGAGCCACCAAACAGACATCTGTATGAATTCCATGGAGTATTAAGGGAAACTAATAAACA AAGTGTAGCTTTGGGACCTGATCAAGTATTGCTCCGTGGTGCAATGCTGAGGAATACACGTTGGGTGTTTGGTGTAGTAATCTATACAGGGCATGATACAAAACTTATGCAGAACAATACTACAACTGCACCTCTCAAAAGGTCTACGTTGGACCGACTGACCAATACACAAATACTCATGTTGTTCTTCATACTTCTTTTATTGTGCCTTCTGTCTGCAATATTCAATGTTGTATGGATGAAAGCTAATAATAATGGATTATGGTATTTAGGTTTACAAG aggAAATGACTAAAAATTTTGCTTTTAATCTTCTAAcatttatgattttatttaataatttgatccCTATTTCGTTGCAAGTTACATTGGAAGTCGTAAGATTTGTTCAAgctacatttattaatatggATATTGAAATGTACCATGCAGAAACAGATACCCCCGCAATGGCTCGTACAAGTAATCTTAACGAAGAACTTGGTATGGTTAATTATGTATTTACCGATAAAACCGGAACCCTTACGAAAAATGTAATGGAATTTAAAAGATGTTCAATTGGTGGCAAGATGTATGA ATTGCCAGAGCCTGTAAATGATACCGAAGGTGGTAGTAGCATTAATAGCGAACTAATTAGAGATATTGTAGATGGAAGAGCAGTAGAAAATTCTTCTCGTCCTGTTGATAAGAAAGCTGCGCACCATGCAAAAATAGTGGACGAGTTCATGATTATGCTCTCAGTATGTCATACAGTTATTCCCGAAAAGATAGATGATACTATCATTTATCATGCTGCATCTCCGg ATGAAAGAGCATTAGTAGATGGAGCACGAAAATTTGATTATGTGTTTGATACTAGAACGCCTGCTTATGTGGAAATAATAGCTTTGGGTAAAAGACTTCGGTAcgaaatattaaatgttatagAATTCACGTCGACTAGAAAAAGAATGTCAGTAATTGTTAAAACACCAGAAGGAAAAGTCAAACTTTTTTGTAAAGGAGCAGATTCTGTTATTTACGAAAGATTATCTCCATCTTCTGTAGAAGATACTGATCCTGAACAGGGTATAAGCAATTTCCGTGATGTAACCTTGGAACATTTGGAAGCGTTTGCAACAGATGGTTTAAGAACACTTTGTTTTGCTGTTGCAGATATACCCGACACTGTTTATCAG TGGTGGCAAGAAACTTATCACAATGCAACAGTTAGTTTAGCGAATCGTGATACTCTGATCGAAAATGCTGCGAATCTTATCGAAACAAAATTGAGATTATTAGGGGCAACTGCTATCGAAGATCAGTTACAAGATCAA gTACCAGAAACGATACAGTCTCTTCTTCAAGCTGATATTAATGTATGGGTATTAACTGGTGATAAGCAGGAAACTGCTATTAACATTGGTTATTCGTGTAGATTGATCACACATGGAATGCCGttgtatattattaatgaATCATCCTTAGAT aaaactagagaGGTGATAATACAACGTTGTCTAGATTTTGGTATTGATTTAAAATGTCAAAACGATGTAGCTCTTATCATAGATGGAAATACATTGGACTTTGCATTATCCTGTGATATTAGAATGGACTTTCTGGATTTATGCTCGTCTTGTAAAGTTGTTATTTGTTGTAGAGTTTCACCAATGCAAAAAGCTGAG GTGGTTGATTTAATTACGAGTAATAAAAAAGCTGTAACACTTGCAATTGGAGATGGTGCAAATGATGTAGCCATGATTCAAAAAGCTCACATTGGTGTTG GAATTTCAGGCGTCGAAGGTCTTCAAGCAGCTTGTGCTTCAGACTATTCCATAGCGCAATTTCGTTTTCTGAAACGCTTATTATTTGTTCACGGCTCTTGGAATTATAGTAGAATGTGTAAATTGATATTATACTcgttttacaaaaatatttgtctcTATATTATTGAATTGTGGTTTGCTATTTCCTCCGGCTGGTCCGGACAAATCCTTTTCGAACGATGGTCTATCGGTCTTTATAATGTT GTATTTACAGCAGCACCTCCATTAGCGATGGGACTTTTTGATAAAGTATGTTCTGCAGAAACTCATTTAGCTCATCCAGCATTGTATGCCACAAAAAATACTGGAGAGTCATCCTTCAATATTAAG GTGTTTTGGATTTGGATTGCAAATGCTTTAGTACATTCATCTCTTCTCTATTGGTTGTCGTTAATGGTTCTAAAGGAGGACGTGATATGGTCACACGGTAGAGATAGTGGTTATATAATTCTAGGAAATTTTGTGTATACT TATGTTGTAGTGACTGTATGCGGAAAGGCAGGTTTAGTAACCAATTCCTGGACGTGGGTTACTTATGTAGCAACATGGGGATCTATTGTGCTTtggtttttatttatttgtatttatag CAATTTCTGGCCTGTTTTAAATGTGGGAGCTGTAATGTTAGGTAATGATAGGATGCTGTTTTCGACACCCGTATTTTGGCTGGGTTTGGTACTTATACCATCAGCAGTACTACTCTTGGATGTTACAGTTAAGGC AGTGAAGAATACAGTGTGGAAATCTGTAACTGCGGCAGCTagggaaaatgaaattagaaaGTCTGATCCTGGGGACATATTTAACAGCCACGATTATAGAAGCTC ATTAACGGAGACGGCTCGGCTACTGAAAAACGTTAAAAGTGTTTTCACCAGGCGATCGAACGCCGCCTCCAGAGTTAATGTCGAGGTGGAGCTATCAC GTAGTGCATGCTGA
- the LOC114876395 gene encoding probable phospholipid-transporting ATPase IA isoform X6: protein MDVACTKVIQWFNELRARFHLYLYAQNLGPIRAENGGSQGDARRSSHQHDSSEERVVFINAPHQPAKYRNNHITTAKYSLLSFIPMFLFEQFRRYSNCFFLFIALMQQIPDVSPTGRYTTLVPLIFILSVSALKEIVEDIKRHRADDEINMREVEVLRDGHWQWIQWRHVAVGDVVKVRNNNFFPADLILLSSSEPQGMSFIETANLDGETNLKIRQAHPDTASLLDTAELMTFRANIQCEPPNRHLYEFHGVLRETNKQSVALGPDQVLLRGAMLRNTRWVFGVVIYTGHDTKLMQNNTTTAPLKRSTLDRLTNTQILMLFFILLLLCLLSAIFNVVWMKANNNGLWYLGLQEEMTKNFAFNLLTFMILFNNLIPISLQVTLEVVRFVQATFINMDIEMYHAETDTPAMARTSNLNEELGMVNYVFTDKTGTLTKNVMEFKRCSIGGKMYELPEPVNDTEGGSSINSELIRDIVDGRAVENSSRPVDKKAAHHAKIVDEFMIMLSVCHTVIPEKIDDTIIYHAASPDERALVDGARKFDYVFDTRTPAYVEIIALGKRLRYEILNVIEFTSTRKRMSVIVKTPEGKVKLFCKGADSVIYERLSPSSVEDTDPEQGISNFRDVTLEHLEAFATDGLRTLCFAVADIPDTVYQWWQETYHNATVSLANRDTLIENAANLIETKLRLLGATAIEDQLQDQVPETIQSLLQADINVWVLTGDKQETAINIGYSCRLITHGMPLYIINESSLDKTREVIIQRCLDFGIDLKCQNDVALIIDGNTLDFALSCDIRMDFLDLCSSCKVVICCRVSPMQKAEVVDLITSNKKAVTLAIGDGANDVAMIQKAHIGVGISGVEGLQAACASDYSIAQFRFLKRLLFVHGSWNYSRMCKLILYSFYKNICLYIIELWFAISSGWSGQILFERWSIGLYNVVFTAAPPLAMGLFDKVCSAETHLAHPALYATKNTGESSFNIKVFWIWIANALVHSSLLYWLSLMVLKEDVIWSHGRDSGYIILGNFVYTYVVVTVCGKAGLVTNSWTWVTYVATWGSIVLWFLFICIYSNFWPVLNVGAVMLGNDRMLFSTPVFWLGLVLIPSAVLLLDVTVKAVKNTVWKSVTAAARENEIRKSDPGDIFNSHDYRSSPVHAIANLARYESTAN, encoded by the exons ATGGATGTAGCGTGTACGAAGGTGATACAATGGTTCAACGAACTCAGAGCTCGTTTTCATCTTTATTTGTACGCTCAAAATT TGGGCCCCATAAGAGCGGAAAATGGTGGATCTCAAGGTGACGCTCGGCGGTCTTCGCATCAACACGACAGTAGCGAAGAGAGGGTGGTTTTTATCAATGCTCCTCATCAGCCCGCGAAATATAGAAACAATCACATTACTACCGCAAAGTATTCGCTTCTTTCGTTTATACCTATGTTCCTTTTTGAACAATTTCGTCGATACAGTAATTGCTTCTTCCTATTCATCGCCCTTATGCAG CAAATACCGGATGTATCGCCAACAGGTCGATACACAACTTTAGttccattaatttttattcttagtGTGTCTGCATTGAAAGAAATAGTTGAAGATATT AAAAGGCACAGGGCAGATGATGAAATAAATATGCGCGAAGTGGAGGTCTTGAGAGATGGGCATTGGCAGTGGATTCAGTGGCGGCATGTTGCTGTTGGCGATGTAGTTAAG GTCCGTAACAACAATTTCTTCCCTGCTGACTTGATCTTATTGTCATCATCGGAGCCGCAGGGTATGTCTTTCATAGAGACTGCCAATTTGGATGGTGAAACGAATTTGAAAATACGACAAGCCCATCCTGACACTGCCAGTCTCTTGGATACTGCAGAATTAATGACCTTTCGTGCAAATATTCAATGCGAGCCACCAAACAGACATCTGTATGAATTCCATGGAGTATTAAGGGAAACTAATAAACA AAGTGTAGCTTTGGGACCTGATCAAGTATTGCTCCGTGGTGCAATGCTGAGGAATACACGTTGGGTGTTTGGTGTAGTAATCTATACAGGGCATGATACAAAACTTATGCAGAACAATACTACAACTGCACCTCTCAAAAGGTCTACGTTGGACCGACTGACCAATACACAAATACTCATGTTGTTCTTCATACTTCTTTTATTGTGCCTTCTGTCTGCAATATTCAATGTTGTATGGATGAAAGCTAATAATAATGGATTATGGTATTTAGGTTTACAAG aggAAATGACTAAAAATTTTGCTTTTAATCTTCTAAcatttatgattttatttaataatttgatccCTATTTCGTTGCAAGTTACATTGGAAGTCGTAAGATTTGTTCAAgctacatttattaatatggATATTGAAATGTACCATGCAGAAACAGATACCCCCGCAATGGCTCGTACAAGTAATCTTAACGAAGAACTTGGTATGGTTAATTATGTATTTACCGATAAAACCGGAACCCTTACGAAAAATGTAATGGAATTTAAAAGATGTTCAATTGGTGGCAAGATGTATGA ATTGCCAGAGCCTGTAAATGATACCGAAGGTGGTAGTAGCATTAATAGCGAACTAATTAGAGATATTGTAGATGGAAGAGCAGTAGAAAATTCTTCTCGTCCTGTTGATAAGAAAGCTGCGCACCATGCAAAAATAGTGGACGAGTTCATGATTATGCTCTCAGTATGTCATACAGTTATTCCCGAAAAGATAGATGATACTATCATTTATCATGCTGCATCTCCGg ATGAAAGAGCATTAGTAGATGGAGCACGAAAATTTGATTATGTGTTTGATACTAGAACGCCTGCTTATGTGGAAATAATAGCTTTGGGTAAAAGACTTCGGTAcgaaatattaaatgttatagAATTCACGTCGACTAGAAAAAGAATGTCAGTAATTGTTAAAACACCAGAAGGAAAAGTCAAACTTTTTTGTAAAGGAGCAGATTCTGTTATTTACGAAAGATTATCTCCATCTTCTGTAGAAGATACTGATCCTGAACAGGGTATAAGCAATTTCCGTGATGTAACCTTGGAACATTTGGAAGCGTTTGCAACAGATGGTTTAAGAACACTTTGTTTTGCTGTTGCAGATATACCCGACACTGTTTATCAG TGGTGGCAAGAAACTTATCACAATGCAACAGTTAGTTTAGCGAATCGTGATACTCTGATCGAAAATGCTGCGAATCTTATCGAAACAAAATTGAGATTATTAGGGGCAACTGCTATCGAAGATCAGTTACAAGATCAA gTACCAGAAACGATACAGTCTCTTCTTCAAGCTGATATTAATGTATGGGTATTAACTGGTGATAAGCAGGAAACTGCTATTAACATTGGTTATTCGTGTAGATTGATCACACATGGAATGCCGttgtatattattaatgaATCATCCTTAGAT aaaactagagaGGTGATAATACAACGTTGTCTAGATTTTGGTATTGATTTAAAATGTCAAAACGATGTAGCTCTTATCATAGATGGAAATACATTGGACTTTGCATTATCCTGTGATATTAGAATGGACTTTCTGGATTTATGCTCGTCTTGTAAAGTTGTTATTTGTTGTAGAGTTTCACCAATGCAAAAAGCTGAG GTGGTTGATTTAATTACGAGTAATAAAAAAGCTGTAACACTTGCAATTGGAGATGGTGCAAATGATGTAGCCATGATTCAAAAAGCTCACATTGGTGTTG GAATTTCAGGCGTCGAAGGTCTTCAAGCAGCTTGTGCTTCAGACTATTCCATAGCGCAATTTCGTTTTCTGAAACGCTTATTATTTGTTCACGGCTCTTGGAATTATAGTAGAATGTGTAAATTGATATTATACTcgttttacaaaaatatttgtctcTATATTATTGAATTGTGGTTTGCTATTTCCTCCGGCTGGTCCGGACAAATCCTTTTCGAACGATGGTCTATCGGTCTTTATAATGTT GTATTTACAGCAGCACCTCCATTAGCGATGGGACTTTTTGATAAAGTATGTTCTGCAGAAACTCATTTAGCTCATCCAGCATTGTATGCCACAAAAAATACTGGAGAGTCATCCTTCAATATTAAG GTGTTTTGGATTTGGATTGCAAATGCTTTAGTACATTCATCTCTTCTCTATTGGTTGTCGTTAATGGTTCTAAAGGAGGACGTGATATGGTCACACGGTAGAGATAGTGGTTATATAATTCTAGGAAATTTTGTGTATACT TATGTTGTAGTGACTGTATGCGGAAAGGCAGGTTTAGTAACCAATTCCTGGACGTGGGTTACTTATGTAGCAACATGGGGATCTATTGTGCTTtggtttttatttatttgtatttatag CAATTTCTGGCCTGTTTTAAATGTGGGAGCTGTAATGTTAGGTAATGATAGGATGCTGTTTTCGACACCCGTATTTTGGCTGGGTTTGGTACTTATACCATCAGCAGTACTACTCTTGGATGTTACAGTTAAGGC AGTGAAGAATACAGTGTGGAAATCTGTAACTGCGGCAGCTagggaaaatgaaattagaaaGTCTGATCCTGGGGACATATTTAACAGCCACGATTATAGAAGCTC GCCTGTGCATGCCATCGCCAACCTTGCGAGGT ATGAAAGCACTGCTAATTAA
- the LOC114876395 gene encoding probable phospholipid-transporting ATPase IA isoform X3: MDVACTKVIQWFNELRARFHLYLYAQNLGPIRAENGGSQGDARRSSHQHDSSEERVVFINAPHQPAKYRNNHITTAKYSLLSFIPMFLFEQFRRYSNCFFLFIALMQQIPDVSPTGRYTTLVPLIFILSVSALKEIVEDIKRHRADDEINMREVEVLRDGHWQWIQWRHVAVGDVVKVRNNNFFPADLILLSSSEPQGMSFIETANLDGETNLKIRQAHPDTASLLDTAELMTFRANIQCEPPNRHLYEFHGVLRETNKQSVALGPDQVLLRGAMLRNTRWVFGVVIYTGHDTKLMQNNTTTAPLKRSTLDRLTNTQILMLFFILLLLCLLSAIFNVVWMKANNNGLWYLGLQEEMTKNFAFNLLTFMILFNNLIPISLQVTLEVVRFVQATFINMDIEMYHAETDTPAMARTSNLNEELGMVNYVFTDKTGTLTKNVMEFKRCSIGGKMYELPEPVNDTEGGSSINSELIRDIVDGRAVENSSRPVDKKAAHHAKIVDEFMIMLSVCHTVIPEKIDDTIIYHAASPDERALVDGARKFDYVFDTRTPAYVEIIALGKRLRYEILNVIEFTSTRKRMSVIVKTPEGKVKLFCKGADSVIYERLSPSSVEDTDPEQGISNFRDVTLEHLEAFATDGLRTLCFAVADIPDTVYQWWQETYHNATVSLANRDTLIENAANLIETKLRLLGATAIEDQLQDQVPETIQSLLQADINVWVLTGDKQETAINIGYSCRLITHGMPLYIINESSLDKTREVIIQRCLDFGIDLKCQNDVALIIDGNTLDFALSCDIRMDFLDLCSSCKVVICCRVSPMQKAEVVDLITSNKKAVTLAIGDGANDVAMIQKAHIGVGISGVEGLQAACASDYSIAQFRFLKRLLFVHGSWNYSRMCKLILYSFYKNICLYIIELWFAISSGWSGQILFERWSIGLYNVVFTAAPPLAMGLFDKVCSAETHLAHPALYATKNTGESSFNIKVFWIWIANALVHSSLLYWLSLMVLKEDVIWSHGRDSGYIILGNFVYTYVVVTVCGKAGLVTNSWTWVTYVATWGSIVLWFLFICIYSNFWPVLNVGAVMLGNDRMLFSTPVFWLGLVLIPSAVLLLDVTVKAVKNTVWKSVTAAARENEIRKSDPGDIFNSHDYRSSRSRPCSRRRWFIWCRTSVWSPRRRNKFRIFPLAFAARDLWFTHHTEYVSSTPFHVPYS; this comes from the exons ATGGATGTAGCGTGTACGAAGGTGATACAATGGTTCAACGAACTCAGAGCTCGTTTTCATCTTTATTTGTACGCTCAAAATT TGGGCCCCATAAGAGCGGAAAATGGTGGATCTCAAGGTGACGCTCGGCGGTCTTCGCATCAACACGACAGTAGCGAAGAGAGGGTGGTTTTTATCAATGCTCCTCATCAGCCCGCGAAATATAGAAACAATCACATTACTACCGCAAAGTATTCGCTTCTTTCGTTTATACCTATGTTCCTTTTTGAACAATTTCGTCGATACAGTAATTGCTTCTTCCTATTCATCGCCCTTATGCAG CAAATACCGGATGTATCGCCAACAGGTCGATACACAACTTTAGttccattaatttttattcttagtGTGTCTGCATTGAAAGAAATAGTTGAAGATATT AAAAGGCACAGGGCAGATGATGAAATAAATATGCGCGAAGTGGAGGTCTTGAGAGATGGGCATTGGCAGTGGATTCAGTGGCGGCATGTTGCTGTTGGCGATGTAGTTAAG GTCCGTAACAACAATTTCTTCCCTGCTGACTTGATCTTATTGTCATCATCGGAGCCGCAGGGTATGTCTTTCATAGAGACTGCCAATTTGGATGGTGAAACGAATTTGAAAATACGACAAGCCCATCCTGACACTGCCAGTCTCTTGGATACTGCAGAATTAATGACCTTTCGTGCAAATATTCAATGCGAGCCACCAAACAGACATCTGTATGAATTCCATGGAGTATTAAGGGAAACTAATAAACA AAGTGTAGCTTTGGGACCTGATCAAGTATTGCTCCGTGGTGCAATGCTGAGGAATACACGTTGGGTGTTTGGTGTAGTAATCTATACAGGGCATGATACAAAACTTATGCAGAACAATACTACAACTGCACCTCTCAAAAGGTCTACGTTGGACCGACTGACCAATACACAAATACTCATGTTGTTCTTCATACTTCTTTTATTGTGCCTTCTGTCTGCAATATTCAATGTTGTATGGATGAAAGCTAATAATAATGGATTATGGTATTTAGGTTTACAAG aggAAATGACTAAAAATTTTGCTTTTAATCTTCTAAcatttatgattttatttaataatttgatccCTATTTCGTTGCAAGTTACATTGGAAGTCGTAAGATTTGTTCAAgctacatttattaatatggATATTGAAATGTACCATGCAGAAACAGATACCCCCGCAATGGCTCGTACAAGTAATCTTAACGAAGAACTTGGTATGGTTAATTATGTATTTACCGATAAAACCGGAACCCTTACGAAAAATGTAATGGAATTTAAAAGATGTTCAATTGGTGGCAAGATGTATGA ATTGCCAGAGCCTGTAAATGATACCGAAGGTGGTAGTAGCATTAATAGCGAACTAATTAGAGATATTGTAGATGGAAGAGCAGTAGAAAATTCTTCTCGTCCTGTTGATAAGAAAGCTGCGCACCATGCAAAAATAGTGGACGAGTTCATGATTATGCTCTCAGTATGTCATACAGTTATTCCCGAAAAGATAGATGATACTATCATTTATCATGCTGCATCTCCGg ATGAAAGAGCATTAGTAGATGGAGCACGAAAATTTGATTATGTGTTTGATACTAGAACGCCTGCTTATGTGGAAATAATAGCTTTGGGTAAAAGACTTCGGTAcgaaatattaaatgttatagAATTCACGTCGACTAGAAAAAGAATGTCAGTAATTGTTAAAACACCAGAAGGAAAAGTCAAACTTTTTTGTAAAGGAGCAGATTCTGTTATTTACGAAAGATTATCTCCATCTTCTGTAGAAGATACTGATCCTGAACAGGGTATAAGCAATTTCCGTGATGTAACCTTGGAACATTTGGAAGCGTTTGCAACAGATGGTTTAAGAACACTTTGTTTTGCTGTTGCAGATATACCCGACACTGTTTATCAG TGGTGGCAAGAAACTTATCACAATGCAACAGTTAGTTTAGCGAATCGTGATACTCTGATCGAAAATGCTGCGAATCTTATCGAAACAAAATTGAGATTATTAGGGGCAACTGCTATCGAAGATCAGTTACAAGATCAA gTACCAGAAACGATACAGTCTCTTCTTCAAGCTGATATTAATGTATGGGTATTAACTGGTGATAAGCAGGAAACTGCTATTAACATTGGTTATTCGTGTAGATTGATCACACATGGAATGCCGttgtatattattaatgaATCATCCTTAGAT aaaactagagaGGTGATAATACAACGTTGTCTAGATTTTGGTATTGATTTAAAATGTCAAAACGATGTAGCTCTTATCATAGATGGAAATACATTGGACTTTGCATTATCCTGTGATATTAGAATGGACTTTCTGGATTTATGCTCGTCTTGTAAAGTTGTTATTTGTTGTAGAGTTTCACCAATGCAAAAAGCTGAG GTGGTTGATTTAATTACGAGTAATAAAAAAGCTGTAACACTTGCAATTGGAGATGGTGCAAATGATGTAGCCATGATTCAAAAAGCTCACATTGGTGTTG GAATTTCAGGCGTCGAAGGTCTTCAAGCAGCTTGTGCTTCAGACTATTCCATAGCGCAATTTCGTTTTCTGAAACGCTTATTATTTGTTCACGGCTCTTGGAATTATAGTAGAATGTGTAAATTGATATTATACTcgttttacaaaaatatttgtctcTATATTATTGAATTGTGGTTTGCTATTTCCTCCGGCTGGTCCGGACAAATCCTTTTCGAACGATGGTCTATCGGTCTTTATAATGTT GTATTTACAGCAGCACCTCCATTAGCGATGGGACTTTTTGATAAAGTATGTTCTGCAGAAACTCATTTAGCTCATCCAGCATTGTATGCCACAAAAAATACTGGAGAGTCATCCTTCAATATTAAG GTGTTTTGGATTTGGATTGCAAATGCTTTAGTACATTCATCTCTTCTCTATTGGTTGTCGTTAATGGTTCTAAAGGAGGACGTGATATGGTCACACGGTAGAGATAGTGGTTATATAATTCTAGGAAATTTTGTGTATACT TATGTTGTAGTGACTGTATGCGGAAAGGCAGGTTTAGTAACCAATTCCTGGACGTGGGTTACTTATGTAGCAACATGGGGATCTATTGTGCTTtggtttttatttatttgtatttatag CAATTTCTGGCCTGTTTTAAATGTGGGAGCTGTAATGTTAGGTAATGATAGGATGCTGTTTTCGACACCCGTATTTTGGCTGGGTTTGGTACTTATACCATCAGCAGTACTACTCTTGGATGTTACAGTTAAGGC AGTGAAGAATACAGTGTGGAAATCTGTAACTGCGGCAGCTagggaaaatgaaattagaaaGTCTGATCCTGGGGACATATTTAACAGCCACGATTATAGAAGCTC GAGGTCGAGACCATGTTCGAGGAGGCGATGGTTTATTTGGTGTCGGACCTCGGTCTGGTCGCCAAGAAGGCGAAATAAATTCAGAATCTTCCCACTAGCGTTCGCGGCGCGTGATTTATGGTTCACTCATCATACAGAATACGTTTCGTCTACACCATTCCATGTTCCATATTCCTAA